A single Ziziphus jujuba cultivar Dongzao chromosome 11, ASM3175591v1 DNA region contains:
- the LOC107432945 gene encoding 1-aminocyclopropane-1-carboxylate synthase 1, whose amino-acid sequence MGLSIEQSRLLLSKIANSDRHGENSPYFDGWKAYDRDPFHAIKNPGGVIQMGLAENQLSFDLIDEWIRRNPKASICTPEGVNEFKNVAIFQDYHGFSEFRKAIAKFMSRVRGGRVTFDPERIVMGGGATGANELITFCLADPGDAFLVPSPCYPAFGRDLGWRTGVQVLPFHCHSSNGFQITKQALEAAYNKAQEENINVKGLIITNPSNPLGTTIDRDTLISLVSFVNEKNIHLVCDEIYAATVFSSPNFVSVSEIIQDMECNRDLIHIVYSLSKDMGLPGFRVGIVYSYNDLVVQCARKMSSFGLVSSQTQHLLASMLSDDEFVDNFLAESSKRLGKRYNIFTKGLEQVGIACLKSNAGLFFWMDLRSLMKEQTFEGEMVLWRLIINEVKLNVSPGSSFHCSEPGWFRVCFANMDDETVEVALKRIRAFVCQGKEGEQQQQQQQQPQQEAVKSSSKRSWKNNLKVSFSSRRYEEGVMSPHMMSPHSPVPHSPLVRART is encoded by the exons ATGGGACTTTCAATTGAGCAGAGTCGTCTTCTTCTTTCCAAGATTGCAAACAGCGATCGACACGGCGAGAATTCGCCCTATTTTGATGGATGGAAGGCTTATGACAGAGACCCTTTTCATGCAATTAAGAATCCTGGTGGTGTTATCCAGATGGGTCTTGCTGAAAACCAG CTTTCTTTCGACTTGATTGACGAATGGATTAGGAGAAATCCTAAAGCATCCATTTGCACTCCTGAAGGAGTAAATGAGTTCAAGAACGTTGCTATCTTTCAAGATTATCATGGCTTTTCCGAGTTCCGAAAG GCAATTGCTAAGTTCATGTCTCGGGTGAGAGGAGGAAGAGTCACATTCGATCCAGAACGGATAGTGATGGGTGGTGGAGCTACCGGAGCAAACGAGCTCATCACCTTTTGCTTGGCTGACCCCGGCGATGCCTTCCTCGTTCCCTCACCCTGTTATCCTGC atttggaagAGACTTGGGATGGAGAACTGGAGTTCAAGTGCTTCCATTTCATTGTCATAGCTCAAATGGTTTCCAAATAACCAAACAAGCATTGGAAGCAGCATATAATAAAGCCCAAGAAGAGAACATCAATGTCAAAGGATTGATCATCACAAACCCTTCAAACCCTCTTGGCACCACCATTGATAGGGACACTCTCATCAGCTTGGTGAGCTTTGTGAATGAGAAGAACATCCACTTGGTTTGTGATGAAATATATGCAGCCACTGTCTTCAGCTCTCCTAACTTCGTCAGCGTCTCCGAGATTATACAAGACATGGAATGCAATCGGGATCTCATTCATATCGTTTATAGTTTGTCCAAAGACATGGGGCTCCCTGGTTTTAGAGTGGGGATAGTTTATTCATACAATGATTTGGTTGTCCAATGTGCTCGAAAGATGTCGAGTTTCGGGCTTGTTTCTTCGCAAACTCAACACTTGCTCGCGTCCATGCTTTCGGACGATGAATTCGTTGACAACTTCCTTGCTGAGAGCTCAAAAAGGTTGGGGAAAAGGTACAATATCTTCACAAAGGGACTTGAGCAAGTGGGGATAGCTTGCTTGAAAAGCAATGCTGGGCTCTTCTTCTGGATGGATTTGAGGAGCCTAATGAAAGAACAAACATTTGAAGGAGAAATGGTGCTATGGAGGTTGATCATCAATGAAGTGAAGCTGAATGTGTCTCCTGGATCTTCTTTCCATTGCTCGGAGCCAGGTTGGTTTAGAGTTTGCTTTGCGAATATGGACGATGAGACTGTCGAGGTTGCACTCAAAAGGATTCGAGCATTTGTTTGTCAAGGAAAAGAAGGAGAacaacaacagcagcagcagcagcagccgcAACAAGAAGCAGTGAAAAGTAGCAGCAAAAGATCATGGAAGAACAACCTTAAGGTGAGCTTTTCATCAAGGAGATATGAAGAGGGTGTTATGTCTCCACATATGATGTCTCCCCATTCACCAGTACCTCACTCTCCTCTTGTTAGAGCAAGGACTTAA